The Halopseudomonas sabulinigri genome window below encodes:
- a CDS encoding ArsA family ATPase yields the protein MWVGGKGGVGKTTVSAALAVLAAGRGKRCLIVSTDPAHSLGDVFAKQLDDTPRRLLPNLDAMEIDPDTEVEAHLARVSAQMRRFASAEMLPELERQLRLTRQSPGTQEAALLERIARLISTPHPEYDLIIFDTAPTGHTLRLLTLPEAMAAWTEGLLSHNRKSEELGKVLQHLTPKRGRDIDSPFDTPQTNELGDLDRKTRDIADTLLNRRRLFHQARRILKDHQQSGFLFVLTPERLPILETARAVSALQSVDIPIVAALINRVIPATADGQFLQRRREQEASYLQRIEHELGHLPLPRLPWLETDVQGLDILQSIAEQLAAQGF from the coding sequence ATCTGGGTCGGCGGCAAGGGCGGGGTAGGCAAGACAACTGTCTCCGCCGCCCTTGCCGTACTCGCCGCCGGCCGCGGCAAACGCTGCCTGATTGTCTCAACCGACCCGGCGCACAGCCTGGGCGACGTGTTCGCCAAGCAGCTGGACGACACACCACGGCGCCTGCTGCCCAACCTCGATGCCATGGAAATCGACCCCGATACCGAGGTCGAAGCGCACCTGGCACGCGTCAGCGCCCAGATGCGCCGCTTCGCCAGCGCCGAAATGCTGCCGGAACTGGAGCGCCAGTTGCGGCTGACGCGGCAGTCCCCGGGCACCCAGGAAGCAGCACTGCTGGAACGGATTGCCCGGCTGATCAGCACGCCGCACCCCGAGTACGACCTGATCATTTTCGATACCGCGCCCACCGGCCATACCCTGCGACTGCTTACCTTGCCAGAGGCCATGGCCGCCTGGACCGAGGGACTGCTCAGCCATAACCGCAAGTCAGAGGAACTGGGCAAGGTATTGCAACACCTTACGCCCAAGCGCGGTCGCGATATCGACAGCCCTTTTGATACGCCGCAAACCAATGAACTGGGCGACCTTGACCGCAAAACCCGCGACATCGCCGATACTCTGCTAAACCGCCGCCGACTATTCCACCAGGCCAGGCGGATACTCAAGGATCATCAGCAAAGCGGCTTTCTGTTCGTGCTCACGCCAGAGCGTTTGCCTATACTGGAAACCGCCCGCGCAGTCAGCGCGCTGCAATCGGTGGACATTCCCATCGTCGCCGCACTGATCAACCGGGTGATTCCGGCGACGGCCGACGGTCAGTTTCTACAACGCCGTCGAGAACAGGAAGCCAGCTACCTGCAGCGTATTGAGCACGAGCTTGGACACTTGCCGCTACCCCGCTTGCCGTGGTTGGAAACCGACGTCCAAGGTCTGGATATTCTGCAGAGCATTGCTGAACAATTGGCAGCTCAGGGCTTCTAA
- a CDS encoding cory-CC-star protein translates to MPPEKAGEWRAWLGKARFFLEETYSTRYRGAIARARRDEDDLFMLLVFSEMMGVPNPASYYTLELQPLLLQRFHDWHRRMGMEHSPLDHFRCC, encoded by the coding sequence ATGCCTCCTGAAAAAGCCGGGGAGTGGCGCGCCTGGCTAGGCAAGGCGCGCTTCTTTCTCGAGGAAACCTACAGCACGCGCTACCGTGGCGCCATTGCCCGGGCACGGCGCGATGAAGATGACCTGTTCATGCTGCTGGTGTTCTCGGAGATGATGGGCGTGCCCAACCCAGCCAGCTATTACACCCTGGAACTGCAGCCGCTGTTGCTGCAGCGCTTCCATGACTGGCACAGACGCATGGGCATGGAGCACTCGCCGCTGGACCACTTTCGCTGCTGCTGA